The following coding sequences are from one Streptomyces sp. NBC_01232 window:
- a CDS encoding putative cobaltochelatase: MSTPYPFTAVVGQSDLRLALLLNAVSPAVGGVLVRGEKGTAKSTAVRALSALLPQVDVVSGCRFSCAPATPDPACPDGPHESGPGGARPARMVELPVGASEDRLVGSLDIERALAEGVKAFEPGLLADAHRGILYVDEVNLLHDHLIDLLLDAAAMGASYVEREGVSVRHAARFLLVGTMNPEEGELRPQLLDRFGLTVEVAASREPAQRVEVVRRRLAYEDDPAGFATRWAGDEHEVRARVVAARALLPKVSLGDNALLQIAAACAGFEVDGMRADIVMARTATALAAWAGRTEVRKEDVRQAALLALPHRRRRNPFDAPGIDEDLLDRILDEFPDEEPEPEPEPDPEPGPGTEGPEDDGPGDGGPDGGGGLPPQGGEPEDPGPSAETPETPETPGTPGTPETGEAPAEAPQPSAQEAGGPEQAAVRAAEPFRTRMLSVPGLGEGASGRRSRARTAHGRTTGAQRPRGHLTKLHLTATIQAAAPHQRARGRDGRGLVIRKDDLRQATREGREGNLVLFVVDASGSMAARQRMSAVKGAVLSLLLDAYQRRDKVGLITFRGASAELALPPTSSVDAAAARLEQLPTGGRTPLAAGLLKAHEVLRIERLRDPSRRPLLVVVTDGRATSAGNAGGRTDSSPRELAGHSARLLQAAGVASVVVDCESGPVRLGLAGVLARDLGGPSVTLDGLRADSLAGLVKNVRTAVASTASPNSSNRRAA, from the coding sequence ATGAGCACGCCCTACCCGTTCACCGCAGTGGTCGGCCAGAGCGACCTGCGGCTGGCGCTCCTGCTCAACGCCGTGAGCCCGGCGGTCGGCGGGGTGCTCGTGCGCGGCGAGAAGGGGACCGCCAAGTCCACCGCCGTCCGCGCGCTGTCCGCGCTGCTGCCGCAGGTGGACGTCGTATCGGGTTGCCGGTTCAGCTGCGCGCCCGCCACGCCGGACCCGGCCTGCCCGGACGGCCCGCATGAGTCCGGCCCCGGCGGCGCGCGGCCGGCCCGCATGGTGGAGCTGCCCGTCGGCGCCTCCGAGGACCGTCTCGTCGGCTCGCTCGACATCGAACGGGCCCTCGCCGAGGGCGTGAAGGCGTTCGAGCCCGGACTGCTCGCCGACGCCCACCGCGGGATCCTCTACGTCGACGAGGTCAACCTGCTCCACGACCACCTGATCGACCTGCTGCTGGACGCCGCCGCGATGGGCGCCTCGTACGTGGAGCGCGAGGGCGTCTCGGTCCGGCACGCCGCCCGCTTCCTGCTCGTCGGCACGATGAACCCCGAGGAGGGCGAGCTCCGCCCGCAGCTCCTCGACCGGTTCGGGCTCACCGTCGAGGTGGCCGCCTCCCGCGAGCCCGCCCAGCGCGTGGAGGTGGTCCGCCGCCGGCTCGCCTACGAGGACGATCCCGCGGGCTTCGCGACCCGCTGGGCCGGGGACGAGCACGAGGTCCGCGCCCGTGTGGTGGCCGCCCGGGCGCTGCTCCCGAAGGTCTCGCTCGGCGACAACGCGCTCCTGCAGATCGCGGCGGCCTGCGCCGGGTTCGAGGTCGACGGCATGCGGGCCGACATCGTGATGGCGCGGACCGCGACCGCCCTGGCCGCCTGGGCCGGGCGTACCGAGGTGCGCAAGGAGGACGTCCGGCAGGCCGCCCTGCTGGCGCTCCCCCACCGCCGGCGCCGCAACCCCTTCGACGCGCCCGGGATCGACGAGGACCTGCTCGACCGGATCCTGGACGAGTTCCCCGACGAGGAGCCCGAGCCGGAGCCCGAGCCGGACCCCGAGCCCGGTCCGGGCACCGAGGGCCCCGAGGACGACGGCCCCGGGGACGGCGGTCCTGACGGCGGTGGCGGCCTGCCCCCGCAGGGCGGCGAACCCGAGGACCCCGGCCCCTCGGCCGAAACCCCCGAAACCCCCGAGACCCCCGGAACCCCCGGAACCCCCGAAACCGGCGAGGCCCCCGCCGAGGCCCCGCAGCCCTCCGCCCAGGAGGCCGGCGGGCCCGAGCAGGCCGCCGTGCGCGCCGCCGAGCCGTTCCGGACCAGGATGCTCAGCGTGCCCGGCCTCGGCGAGGGCGCGTCCGGACGCCGGTCGCGCGCCCGCACCGCCCACGGCCGCACCACCGGCGCCCAGCGTCCGCGCGGGCACCTGACGAAGCTGCACCTGACCGCGACCATCCAGGCCGCGGCCCCGCACCAGAGGGCACGGGGCCGCGACGGGCGCGGTCTGGTGATCCGCAAGGACGATCTGCGCCAGGCCACGCGGGAGGGCCGGGAGGGCAACCTCGTGCTCTTCGTCGTCGACGCCTCGGGCTCCATGGCCGCCCGGCAGCGCATGAGCGCGGTCAAGGGCGCCGTGCTCTCGTTGCTCCTCGACGCCTACCAGCGCCGGGACAAGGTCGGCCTGATCACCTTCCGCGGGGCCTCGGCCGAGCTGGCCCTGCCGCCGACCTCCTCGGTGGATGCGGCAGCGGCCCGGCTGGAGCAGCTGCCGACGGGCGGCCGCACCCCGCTGGCCGCCGGACTGCTCAAGGCCCACGAGGTGCTGCGGATCGAGCGGCTGCGGGATCCCTCGCGCCGGCCGCTGCTCGTGGTCGTCACCGACGGGCGGGCCACCTCGGCCGGGAACGCCGGGGGCCGTACGGACAGCAGCCCGCGGGAGCTCGCCGGGCACAGCGCGCGGCTGCTGCAGGCCGCAGGCGTCGCCTCCGTCGTCGTGGACTGCGAGTCCGGGCCGGTCCGGCTGGGGCTGGCGGGCGTACTGGCGCGGGACCTCGGCGGGCCCTCCGTCACGCTCGACGGGCTGCGGGCCGACTCGCTGGCCGGGCTCGTGAAGAACGTACGTACCGCGGTGGCATCCACCGCTTCACCCAACAGCAGCAACAGGAGGGCCGCTTAA